A single region of the Arthrobacter sp. V1I7 genome encodes:
- a CDS encoding NAD(P)-dependent oxidoreductase encodes MRIAVTGGSGKLGRSVVRRLREDGHAVTNLDRTGMRGSGFAEVDLRNYGQVVDVFLGLEDRSTGFDAVVHLAAIPAPGLAPDAATFENNMQATYNVFQAARRAGIKRIVYASSETVLGLPFDVDPPYLPVDEEYPARPESTYSLVKHLEEQMAIQLTRWDQDLSITGLRFSNVMDPEDYEEFPSFDSDAKLRKWNLWGYIDGRDGAQAVALALEHAGPGFEVFIIANEDTVMGRSSASLAAEVFPNVKVVKDLGEHETMLSIDKAKRVLGFAPEHSWRSYHPLRTTPTED; translated from the coding sequence ATGAGAATTGCTGTTACCGGAGGAAGCGGAAAGCTGGGCCGGAGCGTTGTCCGCCGGCTACGGGAAGACGGCCATGCGGTTACCAACCTGGACCGTACCGGCATGCGGGGCTCCGGCTTCGCCGAGGTGGACCTGCGCAATTACGGCCAGGTCGTGGATGTGTTCCTGGGGCTCGAGGACCGTTCCACCGGCTTCGACGCCGTCGTGCATCTGGCCGCGATTCCTGCTCCGGGGCTTGCGCCGGACGCCGCCACCTTCGAGAACAACATGCAGGCCACCTACAACGTGTTCCAGGCCGCGCGCCGGGCCGGGATCAAGAGGATTGTCTACGCCTCCAGCGAGACGGTCCTGGGACTGCCGTTCGACGTCGACCCCCCGTATCTTCCGGTCGACGAGGAATATCCGGCCCGGCCGGAAAGCACGTACTCGCTGGTCAAGCACCTCGAAGAGCAAATGGCCATCCAGCTCACCCGCTGGGACCAGGACCTGAGCATCACAGGTCTGCGCTTCTCCAACGTCATGGACCCGGAAGACTACGAGGAATTTCCCTCCTTCGACTCCGACGCGAAACTGCGCAAGTGGAACCTCTGGGGCTACATTGACGGCCGCGACGGCGCCCAGGCGGTGGCCCTCGCCCTGGAGCACGCCGGCCCCGGCTTCGAGGTGTTCATCATCGCTAATGAGGACACCGTGATGGGCCGGTCAAGCGCAAGCCTCGCCGCGGAAGTTTTCCCGAACGTGAAAGTGGTCAAGGACCTGGGCGAGCACGAGACCATGCTCTCGATCGACAAGGCGAAGCGGGTGCTGGGCTTTGCCCCGGAGCACAGCTGGCGGAGCTACCACCCGCTCCGCACCACCCCGACGGAAGACTGA